Proteins co-encoded in one Dreissena polymorpha isolate Duluth1 chromosome 12, UMN_Dpol_1.0, whole genome shotgun sequence genomic window:
- the LOC127852565 gene encoding uncharacterized protein LOC127852565: MEEDKCLVCKNAVRSLQHGITCDVCDKWQQRTCNTGWHRRLSLKAADHKCSFYVLVPFLRREAEYLPVQAQLVQEETGRVRRNVYVNLDEQLGQLWEEYDQRELTTEDFLTKIPPTSVPSQLPHQATSDVADNSTTVVTAYFNLGSFSKGRVDYIYTPKNYDNWSEVFKYILNPVIVYTDSHEFADRMRNIRRNETTKIIVIQRNSTWAFNLRDRIFAIYSQKGYPKHHPNTVLPEYTCATIAKYDVLFRAAHDNTFNTHYFMWLDIGYFRDRTSTTPFRLNRPPNFNETMVAMNLIVFNANMSLPPAVIFKNNLLWIGAGIAFANRFTILAFGNQFRQAVEYFMSLSLMNAQQQIIYAMFSVEGRRALKLATEIQVYKPPTEYNWFYLGYLMLHEESP; the protein is encoded by the exons ATGGAGGAGGACAAGTGTTTAGTGTGTAAGAATGCCGTTCGCTCGCTGCAGCATGGCATCACATGTGACGTTTGCGACAAATGGCAGCAACGCACCTGCAATACAG ggtGGCACCGTCGGTTGAGTTTGAAGGCAGCCGACCACAAGTGCTCCTTCTATGTGTTGGTACCTTTCCTGCGGCGCGAGGCCGAGTACCTGCCAGTGCAAGCCCAGCTGGTGCAAGAGGAAACCGGGCGGGTCCGACGCAACGTCTATGTAAATCTTGACGAGCAGCTTGGCCAGCTATGGGAAGAATACGACCAGCGGGAACTGACCACCGAGGATTTCCTCACCAAGATC CCTCCGACGTCAGTACCTAGCCAGCTTCCCCACCAAGCAACGTCTGATGTAGCCGACAACAGCACCACTGTCGTTACGGCCTATTTTAATCTGGGATCATTTAGCAAAGGTCGGGTCGATTACATCTATACGCCGAAAAACTATGACAACTGGAGTGaagtttttaaatacattttaaacccAGTGATTGTTTACACGGACTCGCACGAATTTGCAGACAGAATGAGAAATATTCGGAGAAACGAAACAACCAAAATAATCGTGATTCAACGAAATTCAACTTGGGCATTCAATTTACGAGACAGAATTTTCGCCATTTATTCTCAAAAAGGTTACCCTAAACACCACCCTAACACCGTGTTACCTGAATATACCTGCGCGACAATAGCCAAATATGACGTCCTTTTTAGGGCCGCACATGACAATACATTCAACACGCACTACTTCATGTGGCTTGACATTGGCTATTTCCGGGACAGGACGTCCACTACACCATTCCGATTGAATAGACCGCCAAATTTCAACGAAACTATGGTAGCCATGAATTTGATAGTGTTTAACGCAAATATGTCATTGCCACCGGCagttattttcaaaaacaatttactGTGGATCGGAGCCGGTATCGCCTTTGCAAACCGCTTTACTATTCTTGCGTTTGGAAATCAATTCCGCCAGGCAGTGGAGTATTTTATGTCCCTGTCTCTCATGAACGCACAGCAGCAAATTATCTACGCCATGTTTAGCGTTGAAGGAAGGCGCGCGCTTAAGTTGGCTACTGAGATCCAGGTGTATAAGCCACCAACAGAGTACAACTGGTTTTATCTTGGCTATCTCATGCTTCATGAAGAGTCGCCCTAA